The region TTCAATCTGGACCTTGCAACCGACCGGCGTCATGTCGAAAAGCTCGATAATGTCGCTATTGCGCAGACGGATGCAGCCGTGGGACAAGGGTACGCCCATAGGTTGATCATCGCCGGTGCCGTGAAGATAGATGTAGCGTCGCTGGGAGTCGCAGCTACCGCCACGGTTGAAGCCGGGGCGCTCGCCGCACAGCCAGAGAATTCGTGAAAGAATCCAGTCTCGCTGAGGATGCTGCCTGGCCAGTTCGGCCGTCCAGATCTCGCCGGTGGTACGCCTGCCGATAAACACCGCGCCCTGGGGCTCGCCTGCGCCGATACGCGCACGTACACGGTGCAGACCGCGCGGCGTGCAACCGCTGCCATTGCGTTCGCCAGGCCCATTGACGGCGGTGGAGATGGGGAACGTGCAAAGCAGCCGACCGGATGCGTATCCGGTTAGCTGCTGAGAAGAAATCGATATATGAATCAGATCCAGCTGCATGCGCGCCCCTGCGAAAGTGCACACGATAACGGATCAGAGCATCAGAGGTAAGCCCATCAGACCGATTCCAGACGCGCCTCTGGAACGACAGCTCGCGCCATCGCACTCCCGTCGGCACGCATGCCGGCAGCAAGGAACGGGACCATCAGCCTGAGTACACGGTCCACGCTATGGTGAACGCCGAACTCGTCTTCAGCGATCGCCCGGAGCGCCTTCATACTGGACATGGTAAATGCGGCACTTCCGAGCATGAAATGCACTCGCCAGAATAGCTCATCGGGCGGCAGTTGCGGCGCGGCCCGGTATACCAACACCATATAGCGCTGGAATACCTTGCCGTATACTTCCCCCAGATACTTGCGCAGATGGCCCTGGCTTTGGCTGAAAGCCAAGCCCAGCAAGCGCATGAAAATCGACAGGTCATTACCGCTTCGGGGTTTGACCGTCAGCACCTGACGCACCAGCATCTCAAGCAGCTCTTCCAGGCTGGGGTCATCGTCCTCTGCGGCCTCCTGCCGGCGGTCCAGCTCCCGCTCCAGGCTTGAGACGAACGGATCGAGGAACCGCACGAACACCGCCTGTATGAGCGCCTTCTTCGAACCGAAGTGATAATTCACTGCCGCCAGGTTCACCCCTGCCTTACTGGTGATCAGTCGTAAGGATGTTTCTGCAAATCCTTTTTCGGCAAAGGACCGCTCAGCAGCATCGAGAATTCTTTGAACGGTATCAGAATGGGCCATCTGGATTCCAAGTACGCCAACGTGTGTTTGAAACATACGTTTCAAACGGTCTGACTGTCAAGCTCAGCGCATACGAGCCTCTTGGCAGGTATGGTTCTAACCAATCTGCGTGCGAGGCGCAAGTATTTGGAGCCAGGCAAGCTTGTACTGACAGATCAACTGTATATAATCACAGCTACTGTATAAAAAAACAGGCACAACCCAAATGCAAAAGCTCACCGCACGGCAGCAGCAGATTCTTTCCTTTATAAAGGATTATATGGATGCCCACGGATACCCGCCTACGCGTGCGGATATCGCCCGGGAAATCGGCTTCAAATCACCAAACGCTGCCGAGGACCATTTACGCGCGCTTGCTCGCAAGGGGGCTATCGAGATGATACCCGGAGCATCGCGCGGGATACGCTTACCTGCCGATACGCTAAATGCTGCAGAGGATCGCCTACCGGTTATCGGCCAGGTTGCTGCGGGGGCCCCGATTCTGGCAGTCGAGAACATCGAAGATCATTGCCGGGTCGACCCTGATTTTTTCCATCCCAGGGCTGATTACCTGCTCAAGGTAAAAGGCATGAGCATGAAAGATATCGGTATTTTCGATGGCGATCTGCTGGCCGTGCATAGAACCACTGAAGCACGCAATGGCCAGATAGTCGTTGCACGCATAGACGATGAAGTCACCGTCAAACGCTTCATGAAAAAAGGCCGCAAGGTTTCACTGATTGCCGAAAACCCGGACTTCGCGCCAATAGATATCGATCTTGCCGAGCAGGAACTGACTATTGAAGGGTTGAGCGTCGGCGTTATACGCCGCTGACCATTTGCCGTTTACGCCAGGAGCTGACCATGCCGTACTTCCAGGAAACGCGTCTCGAACAGTCTGATCTCATCAGGAATGCCCTGCTCGCGTCCCGCTACAGGGCACCACTGGGGCTGATGAAACAGCAGGCGGCCACCGAAGTTGCCGAAAGCAATGAAGATACAGGGTTCAGTGAGATCTGCCTGAATGGTTCTCCGCGGCAGTGCATGCAATGGCTCGCACCGGTTCTGCGCGATCTGAGCCAGACAAGAACGCCGCGCTGGCTGACCTTGATCGACCCACCGGAAAACCTGAGCCATACCTGGTTACGCTCGGCCGGGCTGGACCCGAGCCAGATTTTGATCGTCCGCCCGAAGCGCAGCATGGATTGCCTGACGTTCTGCTGCGAGATTCTAGCGCTGGGTAACAGTCACACGGTGGTCAGCTGGTTGGCAGCAGGGGCGCGTGAGGCCAAGATGCTGGAAGGCGCCGCTCGCAAAGGGAACTGCCGCAGCCTGAACGTGCGGCTCGATGCAGCCCGAGCCGCCTGAGTCGCACTGTCAGGCAATAACAGATCAGTGCAGGACCCGATCCTCCGGGATGGTATCGTCTTCTTCCATCACCTGCCCCGCCACCTGCATGCCGGCGCTGATCATTGCCTTGGCGACTTCAATGTAATGGCCCTGCAGAAAATCCTTCGCGTCGGGCGAGAACTCGATGACCAGCAAAGGCTCACCGTCCTCATCGGAGCGTCGCAGCGCGACCTTACCGTTGGGGAGCTCAACTATTTCGAGAAAGGGTGAAGGCATGTTCTGGTCTCCTGGCTACTGGCGCGCAGTGTACCACAGACGCAGCAGACCGGCTCCGCGTAACGCCCACTCAGGCTTGACAGCAACCCGCGAGGAGCGAGGCTGGCTGGCTGGCGAAAATCAATATTCCACCATTCCGTCACGGTAGCGGCTGATCAGCTCATTCAGCGCACCGATGGCGTCATCCGCATCATCCAGTGACCACTCGGCGCGAGCACTCGCCGCACTGCTTGCTATCAGCCCGTCGTTCTGCGGCTTAGTGGCGGCCTGCACCGGTGGCGCGTGCAGGGCTAGCCAACCGGCGAGCAACCGTCCCAGCCAGGTTTCTCTCTCACAACCCAACTCGCTCAGCTCAGCCAGCTCAGGCCCGGGAAAACACCTTGCCGCCTCCCCGTCCAGCGCCTGTTCCACTGTACGCACGTCCATGAGCGGCCAACGGTAACGATCAGCTACCTCGTGGACGATGGCCAGTACCGTACGATACAGGTGAAAAAGCGCATGCTCCCGGTGATAAAGCGCCTGGCTCCGGGCGTCCAGCGCCTGGGAGCCCTCCGCTTCTCGCCACGCATCCAGTGCCTTACGTGCGAAAAACAATGCCTGATTGGTTCGGGTGTAGACTTCGTTAGCCATGTTCAAGCCTCTTTGCGCTTGGCCTTGGTCCGTCCGTCTTCGATCGTCCAGCCCTTGTCGCCGTGGAATGCGCGCCATCCGGTGGGCTTCCCGTCGACCTCACTCTGCACATACTGCTCTTTCGTCTTGCGGCTGTAACGTACAACCGTCGGATTGCCTTCCGGGTCAGCAACCGGCGCGTCCATCAAAAAGTGATACTTGGGATCGATCTCCGACTTGTGCGGCAACAACTCCTTGACCAAGGGTGCGCGCGTCTCCCTGTTCTTGGGAAATTTGCTGGCAGCCAGGAAGAGCCCCGACGCACCGTCACGCAGGATATAGACGTCGTCTACCTTTTCGCACTTCAGTTCCGGCATGGGCACCGGGTCCATTTTCGGCGGCGCTGCCTCGCCACTTCTCAGCAGCTTGCGCGTGTTCTTGCAGTCAGCGTTGGTACAGCCGAAATACTTGCCGAAACGGCCGGTCTTCAGCTGCATTTCACTGCCACATTTGTCGCATTCGATAACCGGGCCATCGTAGCCCTTGATTTTGAAGTGGCCTTCCTCGACTTCAAACCCGGTGCAATCAGGGTTATTACCGCATACGTGAAGTTTGCGGGTTTCATCAACCAGATAACTGTCCATCGCTGTAGAGCAGATAGGGCAACGGTGCTTGGCGCGCAGAATCCGCGATTCGCCCTCTTCGTCGTCAGCGGCAACTTCGTTACCAGGCACCAGATTGACCGTCTCCTTGCAGCGTTCTTTCGGCGGCAAGGCGTAACCGGAGCACCCCAGAAACACGCCGGTCGAGGCGGTACGAATCATCATCGGCCTGCCACAATTGGTGCAGGCGATGTCGGTTGGCGTAGGCAGATTGGCGCGCATGCCCTTGCCTTCGTCAGCCGCAGCTGCAGCGCCGAGCCTCTGTTTGAAATCGGAATAGAAGTCGTCGAGGACCCGTTTCCATGGCACGTCACCCTGGGCAACGTCGTCAAGCGACTCCTCCATACGCGCTGTAAAGCCATAATCCATCAGATTGGGAAAGCTTTCGCTCAACCGCTCGGTCACGATATCGCCCATTTTCTCAGCGTAGAAACGGCGGTTGTTCAGCTCGACGTACCCACGCTCCTGGATCGTGGAAATGATTGAGGCATAGGTCGATGGCCGACCAATTCCGCGCTTCTCCAGCTCCTTGACCAGGCTCGCTTCGGCGTAGCGCGCCGGTGGTTTGGTGAAATGCTGCTTGGGCTCCAGCTTGTTGAGTTTGAGGGCGTTATCCATCTGCAGATCCGGCAGCACTTCATCCTCGCCGCCCTTGCCCTGGGGCGGCATAACCCGGGTGTAACCGTCGAATTGCAGAATGCGACCCTTGGCGCGCAGATCAAAATCACCGGCTTTGACCGTAATACTGGTAGACAGATAACGCGCCGGCGGCATCTGGCAGGCAACAAACTGACGCCAGATCAGCTCGTACAGACGCTCAGCGTCGCGCTCCATGCTTTTCAGATCAGACGTCTTGGTCTTGACATCGGAGGGACGTATCGCCTCGTGGGCTTCCTGGGCGCCTTCCTTGCTGCTGTAGAGATTGGGCTTTTCCGGCAGATACTTGTCGCCGTAATTCTTCTCTATGAAGTCACGCGCCATGGCGATGGCGTCGGCTGACAGATTCGTAGAGTCGGTACGCATGTAAGTGATGTAACCCGCTTCATAAAGTCGCTGGGCCATCATCATGGTCTTCTTCACGCTGAAACCCAGACGCGTGCTGGCTGCCTGCTGCAGGGTCGAAGTTATAAAGGGCGCATTGGGGCGCGTGCTGGTCGGCTTGTCTTCGCGCTTGGCAACGCGATACTCGGCGCCCTGCAATTTACCCAGCGCGGTGTCGGCCTGCTCCTTATTGAGCGGACGGAATGCTTCGCCCTTCTCACGGACCACTTCGAAGCGCACGGCCTCCGCCTTGGGCGAATCCAGCAGCGCATGGATTTCCCAGAACTCCTCGGGAATGAATGCGCGGATTTCACGCTCACGATCAACGATCAGCTTCACCGCGACGGACTGTACGCGTCCAGCGGACAAGCCACGGGCAATTTTCTGCCATAACAACGGCGAAACCATATAACCGACGACGCGGTCGAGAAAGCGGCGCGCCTGCTGGGCATTGACGCGATTGATATCCAGCTCACCAGGCGTGGCGAAGGCCTCCTGAATGGCCTTCTTGGTGATTTCGTTGAAGACCACGCGCTTATAACGGGCATCATCGCCGCCGATGGACTCGCGCAGGTGCCAGGCGATGGCTTCCCCTTCACGGTCCAAATCCGTCGCGAGATAGATCGCGTCAGCGTCCCGGGCCAGACGGCGGAGCTCGTCGACCACCTTTTCCTTGCCGGGAAGAATTTCGTAATGTGCTTTCCAGCCGTTTTCCGGGTCGACGCCCATGCGCTTGACCAGCTGCATGCGCGCCTTGGTTTCCTTGTCCAGCTCCGGAGCGGAGGCGGCTTTCTTACCCTTTGGTTTGCTCTCGGTCTTGCTGCTGCCACTGGTTGGCAGGTCCCGAATATGGCCAATACTCGACTTCACAATGAAGTCGTTGCCAAGGTACTTGTTGATCGTCTTGGCCTTGGCCGGAGACTCCACAATGACCAGTGCTTTTCCCATGGGTAATCGTATTCCTAACTCAATCATCTGAATTGCCCAACGCGGGCAAAGAATAACCGGCATGGCCGGGAAACCCGGCCAGCCCGCTGGAGGGCCAGAGCCTACACGTCTTCGCTGATAAAGGTAAAGCGTGGGATAGCCACGTCGTCCACCTGAACCTGTTCAACAAACATGCTTAGCGGTCTGACCCAAAGATCATAGTTTCCGTACAAGGTGCGATACACGACCAGCTGCTCGCCGGTCTCGGAATGCTGTGCCAGACCGATGACCTGATAATCGCTACCTTTATAGTGGCGATACCGGCCGAGAATGATCTTCATCCTGCACACTCCTGTTGCTCTAATAAAAAAGCCGGGGCAAAGCCCCGGCTTGTTTGACCCACCTGGCTTCAGACGCGTTCGAAGACCGTGGTGATGCCTTGGCCGAGGCCGATGCACATGGTCGCGATACCGATGGTACCGCCCTGCTCTTTCATGACATTGAGCAGGCTGCCACAGATACGCGTACCGGAACAGCCGAACGGGTGACCCAGAGCAATCGCGCCACCGTGAAGGTTAACCTTCTCTTCCATCTTGTCGAGCAGCTTCAGATCTTTCAACACAGGCAGCGCCTGGGCGGCGAAAGCTTCGTTCAGCTCGACATACTCAACATCAGCCATGGTCATGCCGGCACGCTTGAGCGCTTTCTGGGTGGATGGCACAGGGCCGTAACCCATGATAGCCGGATCAACACCCGCCACCGCCATGGAACGGATAACCGCCAGCGGCTCCATACCCAGGGCCTGGGCACGCTCGGCAGACATGACGATCATGCAGGATGCACCGTCAGTGATCTGCGAGGACGTACCGGCAGTAACCGTGCCGCCCTTCGGATTGAAGGCCGGGCGCAATGCCGCCAGGCTTTCCACCGTAGTCTCCGGGCGGATGGTCTCGTCGGCGGTGAAGATCTTCAGGAAACCATTCTCGTCATGGCCTTCCATCGGCAGGATCTCACGCTCAAACTTCCCGTCAAGGGTCGCCTGGTGGGCCAGACGATGCGAACGTGCACCGAACTGGTCCTGCTGCTCGCGGGTGATGCCGTGCATCTTGCCGAGCATTTCTGCAGTCAGACCCATCATGCCGGACGCCTTGGCTGCGTACAGCGACAGCGCAGGGTTGGGATCAACACCGTGCATCATGCCCACGTGCCCCATGTGCTCGACGCCACCGACGACAAACACGTCACCGTTTCCGGTCATGATTGCCTGTGCGGCGGTGTGCAGGGCGCTCATGGACGAACCACACAGACGGCTGACAGTCTGCGCCGAGCTGGTGTGGGGGATCGGGGTCATCAATGATGCCATACGGGCGATGTTCCAGCCCTGCTCCAGGGTCTGGTTGACACAGCCCCAGATCACATCTTCAACTTCCGCCGGGTCCAGCTTGGGATTGCGCTCCAGCATGCCGGTGATCAGGCTGGCTGACATGGATTCGGCACGGAAGTTACGGTACATGCCGCCCTTGGAACGGCCCATCGGGGTGCGGCCGAAGTCGACAATGACGACGTCTCTCGGATTCAGGCTCATAAATTCACTCTCGCTCTGTGCGTTCCGTTAACCGAAAAATTTCTTGCCGGTCTTGGCCATCTCACGCAACTTCTCGGTCGGGTGATACATGGCGCCAAACTCGGCGTACTTGTCGGCGATGGCAACAAACTCGGCCACGCCAATGGTGTCGATGTAGCGCAGCGCGCCGCCACGGAAGGGAGGGAACCCGATACCGTAGATCAGACCCATGTCAGCGTCGCCAGCGGACTCGACGATGCCGTCTTCCAGGCAACGTACAGTCTCGAGGCACAGCGGAACCATCATGATCTCGACGATTTCCTCGTCGGTGAACTCACGCTGCTCCAGCACGATCGGCTTGAGCAATTCGTAGGCCTGCTGATCAACAACCTTCTTCTGCTTGCCTTTCTTGTCTAGCTCGTAGGCATAGAAGCCCTTGCCGGATTTCTGACCAAGACGGCCTTCGTCATACATGACATCGACGGCGGTGCGGGTGGTATCAGCCATGCGGTCCGGGTAACCCTCGGCCATCACGTCACGACCATGGTGACCGGTGTCCATGCCGACTACGTCCATCAGGTACGCAGGACCCATGGGCCAGCCAAACTTCTCCATGACTTTGTCGACACGCTGGAAGTCCGCGCCCATATTGATCAGGCGGGCAAAGCCACCGAAATAGGGGAACAGAACGCGGTTAACCAGGAAGCCGGGGCAGTCGTTGACCACAATCGGTGTCTTGCCCATTTTCTTGGCATAGGCGACGGTGGTGGCGATGGCCTTTTCACTGGATTTCTCACCACGGATGACTTCCACCAGCGGCATCATGTGCACAGGGTTGAAGAAGTGCATACCGCAGAAGTTTTCCGGACGCTTGAGCGCCTGGGCCAGATAGGTGATAGAGATGGTCGAGGTGTTGGAGGCGATGATCGCATCGTCCTTCACGTGACCTTCCACCTCTGCCAGTACAGCGTGCTTGACCTTGGAGTTCTCGACGACGGCTTCGACTACGATGTCGACATTACCGAAATCACCATAGGACATGGTCGGACGGATCGCATTCAGCGCACCAGCCATCTGTTCCGGCTTCATGCGGCCCTTGGCGACACGCTTGCCGAGCAGCTTGGACGCTTCATCCAGACCCATCTGGATGCCTTCCTCACGAATATCCTTCATCAGGATAGGCGTGCCCTTGGAAGCCGACTGGAAAGCAATACCGCCGCCCATGATACCGGCACCCAGCACAGCGGCCAGCTTCACATCAGCAGCTTGCTTGTCGTACTGCTTGGCCTTCTGCTTGAGGGCCTGATCGTTCAGGAACAGACCAACCAGGCTAGCGGCCACAGACGTCTTGGCCAGCTTGGCGAACCCGGCAGCTTCGATTTCGAGCGCCTTGTCGCGACCGGCGTTGGCAGCCTTCTGAATAGTCTTGATCGCTTCAACCGGAGCCGGGTAATGCGGACCGGCCTGGCCAGCGACGAAGCCCTTGGCCGTCTCGAACGCCATCATCTGCTCAATGGTGTTGAGTTTGACTTTTTCCAGCTTGGGCTGACGCTTGGCACGGAAATCCAACTCACCGGAGATCGCGCGCTTGCACAGATCAATCGCGCCTTCCTTCAGCTTGGCAGGTGCAACCACAGCATCAACAGCGCGCAGGCTCAGCGCCTTGTCAGCGCGCTGCTCAGCGCCACCACAGATCCACTCGATGGCGTTGTCGATACCCATGATACGCGGCGCCCTCACAGTACCGCCGAAGCCCGGATAGATACCCAGCTTGGTTTCCGGCAAGCCAACCTTGGCGGTTGAAGACATGATGCGGTAGTCACATGCCAGACACATTTCAAAACCGCCGCCCAGCGCCAAACCATTGATGGCGGCAACTGTCGGAACGTTCAGGTCTTCGAATGCATTGAAGGTCTGATTAGCTTCCAGGTTGCCGGCTACGAGGTCTTCCTCGGGCAACTGGAAGGTGTTGACGAATTCGTTGATATCGGCGCCGACGATGAATACGTCCTTGCCGCTGGTGACAATAACGCCCTTGACGCTGGCGTCAGATTGAATGGCCTCGACGGCGGCTTGCAGCTCCGCCAGGGTGGCACGATTGAACTTGTTGACAGACTCGCCCTGCAGATCGAACTTGAGTTCGACGATGCCGTCTTCAAGGGCTTGAACCGTGATGGCTTTACCTTCGTAAATCATCAACTGATCTCCACGCTATAAAAGCACTTGAGAAGCAGCGTCCAACAAGAAGGCCGATCCGGTTTAGCCAGTCGGGCCTGATGCAGGACGATGCCATGAACGTTCCCGATGCGGTGAAGGCTGCGCGGTACAAACACAGAAATTCATACGCTTGTTTGATTCGGGTGCGCACACCTTCGGGGAAAACCTTGTGATTGTCAATCAGCTACTGGCCCGTTGCGCTGCAACGGCCATCCAACGTGACCAGGACTCCAGCCAAATCTACCTATTTTCAGATAGTTACCGCGCTATTAGAGAATTAGCCTTACATCTAGGGCGTCATTCCTTCTGATCCGACAGGCAATCGATGCAGAGGTTGCAAGGTTACAAAAAGACGGTCCAGTGCCTGCGTCTCCTCAGGCTCAACCCAATACACACTCAGCGAAAAGCTTGACCGATCCAGACCCGCTACGTTTGCGGGTAACTCTGCAAGCACTTCGGGAAGACAGCACGGGCCAGTCGCTCCGAACTGACGCGCCCAGCCGGAATCGGTCCGCCTATAGCTGAACTCCTCAGCCATCGGGCATTTTTCCAGTGCGAGGCGATAACCAACGCACCCTTCAAGCGCAACGTCACGCCTGCTCCCCTGCTGACGTTCCACAACAAAACCGAGCTTTCGGGCATGCTCGCGCACTCGATGCAAACTCAATTGTCGGCCGCGCGGCAAAACCTTGTGTAACGAGGAAACAAATATAGCGGCAACCAAGCCAAACGCTACCCATTCCATGATCCTACCCCCCTCGTACAGCGCAATCTGTGCAACAGACAAACGCGGAAAACGGTGCAAAACTTTCGAAGAATGATAAATCCTCCGCGGATTGCGGTATAAAGGCTGCTAGTATCAGCGAAAAGCCAGGAGGAACCTGCATGCTTTACTCTCACGTGCTGGTGGCAGTGGATCTGATTGATGAGTGTCGCTCGGTAGCCGACCACGCCATGTCACTCGCCAAGGCGCTGAATGCCGACCTAACGCTGTTACACGTCGTCGAACCCCTTGCCATGGCCTATGGCGGCGATGTGCCTATGGATCTCTCGATGCTGCAGCAACAGCAGTTCGAACAGGCTCGAGAGCGCATGCAGATGTTTGCCGGGGATTACGGTCTGCCGGAGAGCCAATTGCAAATCGCGTTCGGCCATCCGCGCCAGGAAATCCACCGCGTCGCCACCGAACAGGGCTGCGACCTGATTGTGGTCGGTAGCCACGGCCGGCACGGCCTGGCTCTTCTGCTCGGCTCTACCGCCAACGATGTGTTGCACGGCGCACCCTGTGATGTCATCGCGGTGCGCCTGGAAAAGAAAAAGAAAACCAGCTAGACAATCGACCGACTACAGCTGACTGAACCTAGTCAGCTGTGCGCTTTTCCTCAGCCCTGCAGATCATCCAATTCAGCCCAGCGCTCTAGCGCCCCATCAAGCTCCGCCTGTTTGGCCGCCAGCGCTTCAATGACCGGAGCGGTGTGCTCATGGGGCTGCTGATAAAAATCCGGGGCATTAACCTGCTGCTGAATCGCCTCCAACTCGGCTTCAAGCCGTTCCAGCGATTCAGGTAATGCATCAAGTTCCCGCTGTAACTTGTAGCTGAGCTTAGGTTTTTGGGCTGACGAGGCAGCCTGTACTGGCGCTGGCGTAGCCTCCGGCTCCGGCTCCGGCTCCGCGGCAGCCTGAGCCGCAGCGTCATCGCCCCATTCGGCCAATGCTTCGATCTTGCCGCCCTGACGCAGCCAGTCGGCATAACCGCCAACGTATTCCCGTACCCTGCCATGCCCTTCGAAGACCAGGCTGCTGGTTACCACGTTATCCAGGAAGACCCGGTCGTGACTGACAATCAACACAGTGCCATCGAACCCGGCAAGCACCTCCTCCAGAAGCTCAAGCGTTTCCACGTCAAGATCATTGGTTGGCTCGTCGAGCACCAGCATATTGGCTGGCTTGCTGAACAGGCGCGCCAACAGTAGCCGTGCGCGCTCGCCCCCGGATAGTGCCTTGACAGGCGTTCGGGCACGCTCCGGCGAAAACAGAAAATCGCCCAGATAACTGATGACGTGCCGACGCTCACCGTTGATCTCGATGAAATCACGCCCTTCAGAAATATTGTCGATAACCGACCGTTCGAGATCGAGCTGCCCACGGAGCTGGTCAAAATAAGCCACTTCCAGGCGTGTTCCGTGCTTGACGGTGCCACTAGTCGGCTCCAGCTGGCCTAGCAGCAACCTGAGCAAGGTACTTTTTCCCGAGCCGTTATTACCGATCAGACCGATACGATCCCCGCGCAACACCACCGTGCTCAGCTCGCGTATCAGCGGGCGCTGTCCCGGATATGCAAAGGAAATGTTTTCTACTTCGATAACGCGCTTGCCCGACGAGTCGGCTGTTTCCAGCTGAAAACTGGCGCGCCCCTGACGCTCTACACGCCGGGCACGTTCCTCACGCATGGCCTTGAGGGCGCGTACTCGACCTTCGTTACGGGTCCGCCGCGCCTTGATCCCCTGACGAATCCACACCTCTTCCTGCGCCAGCCGCTTGTCAAACAGGGCATTGGCGCTGGCTTCGGCAGCCAGCTGCTGTTCCTTGTGTTCGAGAAAACTTGAGTAGTTACCCTGCCAATCGATCAGTTGACCGCGGTCCAGCTCCATGATCCGGGTCGCCAGCGCCTGCAGGAACTGTCGATCGTGGGTGATAAACAGGACCGCGCCACGGAAATCGAGCAGCACCTGCTCAAGCCACGCGATGGTGTGGATATCCAGATGGTTGGTTGGCTCGTCGAGCAAAAGAACGTCCGGCTCCGCCACCAGCGCCTGCGCCAGCAGTACCCGGCGACGCCAGCCGCCCGACAGCTCGGACATGCGCTTATCTGCCGGCAGCCCCAAGCGAGTAAGGGTCGTTTCGACCAACTGGTTCAGCCGCCATCCATCCTTGGCTTCGAGGCGACCCTGCACTTTTTCCAGACGCTCCAGCTCGGCTTCGCCCATCTCACCGTGCACGAGGTGATGATATTCGGCGAGCAGTTCGCCCACTCCGGTCAAACCTGCCGCCACCACATCGTATACCAACAGGTCTCCAGCCTCGGGCAGCTCCTGTGGCAACTGACCGATCTTCAAACCCGGGGCGTACCAGATCTCACCTTCATCGGCAGACTGCTCCCCATTGACCAGCTTGAACAGGCTGGACTTGCCGGCTCCGTTGCGACCGATGAGGCAGGCGCGCTCGCCGCGTTCCAGTTGAAAGCTGACCTTCTGCAGGAGGGGATTGAGGCCATAAGCCAGGGAAACATCAGTAAACGAGAGCAGCGCCATATCACACCTTTTGCGGAGCACTGAAACACGAGCGACAGGGAGCCATGGGGAGCGAAATCGAACACAGGCAAACCGGAAACGCCCATAGCATGAAGGGCTGAGCAGCAGACGGTTTTTGAGTGATTCCAGCGCCGCTTGGCCGAGCGCAGGGACTTTCAGAACATCCTTAACT is a window of Pseudomonas sp. gcc21 DNA encoding:
- the fadB gene encoding fatty acid oxidation complex subunit alpha FadB translates to MIYEGKAITVQALEDGIVELKFDLQGESVNKFNRATLAELQAAVEAIQSDASVKGVIVTSGKDVFIVGADINEFVNTFQLPEEDLVAGNLEANQTFNAFEDLNVPTVAAINGLALGGGFEMCLACDYRIMSSTAKVGLPETKLGIYPGFGGTVRAPRIMGIDNAIEWICGGAEQRADKALSLRAVDAVVAPAKLKEGAIDLCKRAISGELDFRAKRQPKLEKVKLNTIEQMMAFETAKGFVAGQAGPHYPAPVEAIKTIQKAANAGRDKALEIEAAGFAKLAKTSVAASLVGLFLNDQALKQKAKQYDKQAADVKLAAVLGAGIMGGGIAFQSASKGTPILMKDIREEGIQMGLDEASKLLGKRVAKGRMKPEQMAGALNAIRPTMSYGDFGNVDIVVEAVVENSKVKHAVLAEVEGHVKDDAIIASNTSTISITYLAQALKRPENFCGMHFFNPVHMMPLVEVIRGEKSSEKAIATTVAYAKKMGKTPIVVNDCPGFLVNRVLFPYFGGFARLINMGADFQRVDKVMEKFGWPMGPAYLMDVVGMDTGHHGRDVMAEGYPDRMADTTRTAVDVMYDEGRLGQKSGKGFYAYELDKKGKQKKVVDQQAYELLKPIVLEQREFTDEEIVEIMMVPLCLETVRCLEDGIVESAGDADMGLIYGIGFPPFRGGALRYIDTIGVAEFVAIADKYAEFGAMYHPTEKLREMAKTGKKFFG
- a CDS encoding universal stress protein, whose amino-acid sequence is MLYSHVLVAVDLIDECRSVADHAMSLAKALNADLTLLHVVEPLAMAYGGDVPMDLSMLQQQQFEQARERMQMFAGDYGLPESQLQIAFGHPRQEIHRVATEQGCDLIVVGSHGRHGLALLLGSTANDVLHGAPCDVIAVRLEKKKKTS
- a CDS encoding ATP-binding cassette domain-containing protein, with translation MALLSFTDVSLAYGLNPLLQKVSFQLERGERACLIGRNGAGKSSLFKLVNGEQSADEGEIWYAPGLKIGQLPQELPEAGDLLVYDVVAAGLTGVGELLAEYHHLVHGEMGEAELERLEKVQGRLEAKDGWRLNQLVETTLTRLGLPADKRMSELSGGWRRRVLLAQALVAEPDVLLLDEPTNHLDIHTIAWLEQVLLDFRGAVLFITHDRQFLQALATRIMELDRGQLIDWQGNYSSFLEHKEQQLAAEASANALFDKRLAQEEVWIRQGIKARRTRNEGRVRALKAMREERARRVERQGRASFQLETADSSGKRVIEVENISFAYPGQRPLIRELSTVVLRGDRIGLIGNNGSGKSTLLRLLLGQLEPTSGTVKHGTRLEVAYFDQLRGQLDLERSVIDNISEGRDFIEINGERRHVISYLGDFLFSPERARTPVKALSGGERARLLLARLFSKPANMLVLDEPTNDLDVETLELLEEVLAGFDGTVLIVSHDRVFLDNVVTSSLVFEGHGRVREYVGGYADWLRQGGKIEALAEWGDDAAAQAAAEPEPEPEATPAPVQAASSAQKPKLSYKLQRELDALPESLERLEAELEAIQQQVNAPDFYQQPHEHTAPVIEALAAKQAELDGALERWAELDDLQG